From the genome of Streptomyces sp. NBC_01260, one region includes:
- a CDS encoding carbohydrate ABC transporter permease: MPHVSPYAKVRGGRKAAVGNVGRPPVGWALPGILFFAVFAIVPLAIAVYLSFCHWDGLNSPTPVGTDNWTRLFKDPEFRQAAWLSLLLTAVSWAFQTPVALLLGVWAAGRQRSRTFLSAVFFIPLLLSTTAIAMLFHALLDPNFGVIKQIGPWFGIDPNIMGSSTGALLTVAFVGGWQFMPFHTLIYQGGARQIPEVLYQAAAIDGAGMLRQFFHITLPQLRNTITTSSVLMIVGSLTYFDTVLIMTKGGPGTDTTILPYLMYRTGFQTYDLGYAAAIATALVVVATGLSLILVRFSGFGSMRSTREGM, from the coding sequence ATGCCCCACGTCTCTCCGTACGCCAAGGTGCGTGGAGGAAGGAAGGCGGCCGTCGGCAACGTCGGCCGCCCGCCGGTCGGCTGGGCCCTGCCCGGCATCCTCTTCTTCGCCGTCTTCGCGATCGTCCCGCTGGCGATCGCCGTCTATCTGTCCTTCTGCCACTGGGACGGGCTGAACTCCCCGACCCCGGTCGGCACGGACAACTGGACCCGGCTGTTCAAGGACCCCGAATTCCGTCAGGCCGCCTGGCTGAGCCTGCTGCTCACCGCTGTCAGCTGGGCCTTCCAGACCCCGGTGGCGCTGCTGCTGGGCGTCTGGGCCGCGGGCAGGCAGCGCAGCCGGACCTTCCTCTCCGCGGTCTTCTTCATCCCGCTGCTGCTCTCCACCACCGCCATCGCCATGCTCTTCCACGCCCTGCTGGACCCCAACTTCGGCGTGATCAAGCAGATCGGCCCCTGGTTCGGCATCGATCCCAACATCATGGGCTCCTCCACCGGCGCCCTGCTCACCGTGGCCTTCGTCGGCGGCTGGCAGTTCATGCCGTTCCACACCCTGATCTACCAGGGCGGCGCCCGGCAGATCCCGGAGGTCCTCTACCAGGCGGCCGCCATCGACGGCGCCGGGATGCTGCGGCAGTTCTTCCACATCACCCTGCCGCAGCTGCGCAACACCATCACGACCTCGTCCGTCCTGATGATCGTCGGCTCGCTGACGTACTTCGACACCGTGCTGATCATGACCAAGGGTGGTCCGGGCACGGACACCACGATCCTGCCCTACCTGATGTACCGCACCGGCTTCCAGACCTACGACCTCGGCTACGCCGCGGCCATCGCCACGGCCCTCGTCGTCGTCGCCACCGGTCTGTCACTGATTCTGGTGCGCTTCAGCGGATTCGGATCCATGCGTTCGACGCGGGAAGGTATGTGA
- a CDS encoding carbohydrate ABC transporter permease, with translation MSVDTRRAAPPTTPAFRARGAVARRRRWGNPLAGLGSLVWLVIVVVPLYTLVSSSLMHQDEALSGDPLAFPTHPTLDNYNTVLHSGFFTLLGNTAIVAASTVAIVLVLSVPVAYVAVRTRSRLSSLAFRTFLLGVAIPAQAVVVPLYLLIGKMGLYDTLPAIILPTAAFAMPVAVLVLSGTMRDVSEEMYEAMALDGATPLRMLWQLAVPMSKAGISTVAIFSALQAWNGFLFPLILTQSQEKRVLTLGLFNFMSQFGVNIPAVLAAIVLSVVPIFAVYLVARRALVNGLMGVGGK, from the coding sequence ATGTCAGTGGACACCCGTCGTGCGGCGCCGCCCACGACACCCGCGTTCCGGGCCCGGGGCGCCGTCGCCCGCCGACGGAGGTGGGGAAACCCGCTGGCCGGCCTCGGTTCGCTGGTCTGGCTCGTCATCGTCGTCGTACCGCTCTACACACTGGTCTCCTCGTCGCTGATGCACCAGGACGAGGCGCTCAGCGGCGATCCGCTGGCGTTCCCGACCCACCCCACCCTGGACAACTACAACACCGTTCTGCACAGCGGCTTCTTCACACTGCTGGGTAACACCGCGATCGTGGCCGCCTCCACGGTGGCCATCGTGCTGGTCCTCTCGGTGCCCGTCGCCTATGTCGCGGTGCGCACCCGCAGCCGGCTCTCCTCGCTGGCCTTCCGGACCTTCCTGCTCGGCGTGGCCATCCCCGCGCAGGCCGTGGTCGTGCCGCTCTACCTGCTGATCGGCAAGATGGGCCTGTACGACACCCTGCCCGCGATCATCCTGCCGACCGCGGCCTTCGCGATGCCGGTGGCCGTGCTGGTCCTGAGCGGCACCATGCGCGACGTCTCCGAGGAGATGTACGAGGCGATGGCGCTCGACGGCGCCACGCCCCTGCGGATGCTGTGGCAGCTCGCCGTCCCGATGTCCAAGGCCGGCATCAGCACCGTGGCCATCTTCTCGGCGCTGCAGGCATGGAACGGATTCCTCTTCCCGCTGATCCTCACGCAGTCGCAGGAGAAGCGCGTCCTGACGCTCGGTCTCTTCAACTTCATGTCCCAGTTCGGAGTGAACATCCCCGCCGTACTGGCGGCGATCGTGCTCTCCGTCGTGCCCATCTTCGCCGTGTACCTCGTGGCGCGCCGGGCGCTGGTCAACGGACTGATGGGGGTGGGCGGCAAGTAA
- a CDS encoding glycoside hydrolase family 3 N-terminal domain-containing protein, with translation MAIPAVPHARRTEAAPATDGPWRDPSLTPQARVADLVPRMTLEEKAAQLYGIWVGADADGDGVAPHQNDMVDPVDWDDLTIRGLGQLTRPFGTAPVDPGLGALALARAQRRIAGAGRFGIPALAHEECLAGFTAWGATAYPVPLSWGAAWNPELVTEMAHRIGRDMRAVGVHQGLAPVLDVVRDLRWGRVEETIGEDPYLVGTIGAAYVRGLESAGIVATLKHFAGYAASAGARNLAPVRAGAREMADVTLPPFEMALREGGARSVMSSYAEVDGVPSAADPVLLTELLRDTWGFTGTVVADYFGIGFLETLHKVAADRADAARLALGAGVDVELPTVRSYGDALVAAVRDGAVAEELVDRALHRVLLQKCELGLLDPDWSPLPTALRHADPALARDTVDLDPPENRALARELAEQACVLLANPGGALPLRSTGRIAVVGPRADDALAMLGCYSFPSHVGVSHPETAMGIDVPTVLESLRGEFPGAGVEFAAGCEVDGTDTSGIPDAVRLAGGADVCVAVLGDRAGLFGRGTSGEGCDAADLSLPGVQGELLDALLAGGTPVILVLLTGRPYALGRWADRAAAVVQAFFPGEEGGPALAGVLSGRVNPSGRLPAGVPKGPGGQPWTYLQPPLGLVSGVSNLDPTPLYPFGHGMSYTSFAWEPGDPVPAEIPTDGSADLELTVRNTGDREGAEVVQLYLHDPVAQTTRPQARLIGYARVPLAAGAAATVRFRFHADLASFTGIGGRRVVEPGELELRLATSSAATGVRRTVRLRLTGPERTVDHRRRLVCGTSVEPVAEPAAH, from the coding sequence ATGGCAATCCCCGCTGTCCCGCACGCCCGCCGCACCGAGGCGGCCCCGGCCACCGACGGTCCCTGGCGCGACCCCTCGCTCACCCCGCAGGCACGGGTGGCCGACCTGGTCCCCCGGATGACCCTGGAGGAGAAGGCCGCCCAGCTCTACGGAATCTGGGTGGGCGCCGACGCCGACGGCGACGGGGTCGCCCCGCACCAGAACGACATGGTCGACCCCGTCGACTGGGACGACCTCACCATCCGCGGCCTCGGCCAGCTCACCCGGCCGTTCGGCACCGCCCCCGTCGACCCCGGGCTCGGGGCGCTCGCCCTGGCCCGGGCCCAGCGCCGGATCGCCGGGGCCGGCCGGTTCGGTATCCCGGCCCTCGCGCACGAGGAGTGCCTGGCCGGCTTCACCGCCTGGGGCGCCACCGCCTACCCCGTGCCGCTGTCGTGGGGAGCGGCGTGGAACCCGGAACTGGTCACCGAGATGGCCCACCGGATCGGCCGCGACATGCGCGCGGTCGGAGTCCACCAGGGGCTGGCGCCCGTCCTGGACGTGGTGCGCGACCTGCGCTGGGGGCGCGTCGAGGAGACCATCGGCGAGGACCCCTACCTCGTCGGGACCATCGGCGCGGCGTACGTCCGCGGACTGGAGTCCGCCGGCATCGTCGCCACCCTCAAGCACTTCGCCGGGTACGCGGCGTCGGCGGGCGCCCGCAATCTCGCGCCGGTCCGGGCCGGGGCCCGCGAAATGGCCGATGTGACCCTCCCGCCCTTCGAGATGGCGCTGCGCGAGGGCGGCGCGCGCTCGGTGATGTCCTCCTACGCGGAGGTCGACGGAGTGCCCTCGGCGGCCGACCCGGTCCTGCTCACCGAACTGCTCCGGGACACCTGGGGGTTCACCGGGACCGTCGTCGCCGACTACTTCGGCATCGGCTTCCTGGAGACCCTCCACAAGGTCGCCGCCGACCGCGCGGACGCCGCCCGGCTCGCCCTGGGCGCCGGGGTCGACGTGGAACTGCCCACCGTCCGCAGCTACGGCGACGCCCTCGTCGCCGCCGTACGGGACGGCGCCGTGGCCGAGGAACTGGTCGACCGGGCCCTGCACCGCGTACTGCTGCAGAAATGCGAACTCGGCCTGCTCGACCCCGACTGGTCGCCGCTGCCCACCGCCCTGCGGCACGCGGACCCCGCCCTGGCCCGGGACACCGTCGACCTCGACCCGCCGGAGAACCGGGCACTGGCCCGGGAACTCGCCGAGCAGGCCTGTGTGCTGCTCGCCAACCCCGGTGGCGCGCTGCCGCTGCGCTCCACCGGCCGGATCGCGGTGGTCGGACCGCGCGCCGACGACGCGCTGGCCATGCTCGGCTGCTACTCCTTCCCCAGCCACGTCGGCGTCTCGCACCCCGAGACCGCGATGGGGATCGACGTGCCGACCGTGCTGGAGTCGCTGCGCGGCGAATTCCCCGGCGCAGGCGTCGAGTTCGCCGCCGGCTGCGAGGTGGACGGTACCGACACCTCCGGGATTCCGGATGCCGTCCGGCTGGCCGGGGGTGCCGATGTGTGTGTCGCCGTCCTCGGCGACCGGGCCGGCCTCTTCGGCCGCGGTACCTCCGGTGAGGGCTGCGACGCGGCCGACCTCTCGCTGCCGGGCGTCCAGGGCGAGCTGCTGGACGCCCTGCTGGCCGGCGGTACCCCGGTGATCCTGGTGCTGCTGACCGGCCGCCCCTACGCGCTGGGGCGATGGGCGGACCGGGCGGCCGCCGTCGTGCAGGCCTTCTTCCCCGGCGAGGAGGGCGGTCCGGCGCTGGCCGGGGTGCTCTCCGGCCGGGTCAACCCCTCCGGCCGGCTGCCGGCCGGCGTGCCGAAGGGTCCGGGCGGTCAGCCGTGGACGTATCTGCAGCCGCCGCTGGGGCTGGTGAGCGGGGTCAGCAACCTGGACCCGACGCCGCTCTACCCCTTCGGGCACGGCATGTCCTACACCTCCTTCGCCTGGGAGCCGGGCGATCCGGTCCCGGCCGAGATCCCCACCGACGGCTCGGCCGACCTCGAACTCACGGTCCGCAACACCGGTGACCGCGAGGGCGCCGAAGTGGTGCAGCTGTACCTCCACGACCCGGTCGCCCAGACGACCCGCCCCCAGGCGCGGCTGATCGGCTACGCGCGGGTGCCGCTCGCCGCCGGTGCGGCAGCCACGGTCCGGTTCCGCTTCCACGCGGATCTGGCGTCCTTCACCGGTATCGGAGGCCGCCGCGTCGTCGAACCCGGCGAGCTCGAACTGCGGCTCGCCACGTCCAGCGCCGCCACCGGCGTCCGCCGCACGGTACGGCTGCGGCTCACCGGTCCCGAGCGGACCGTCGACCACCGGCGGCGGCTCGTCTGCGGCACCTCGGTCGAGCCCGTGGCGGAGCCCGCCGCGCACTGA
- a CDS encoding DUF1876 domain-containing protein, whose amino-acid sequence MTQTTVGWHIELEFEEDTHRTRAAALVRLSDGSEVRAHGYASRHPSDSEQPRVGEEIAGARALNELAMKLLTKAHDEIDAESGRTSYPLV is encoded by the coding sequence ATGACGCAGACCACTGTTGGATGGCACATCGAGCTGGAATTCGAGGAGGACACCCACCGCACCCGCGCCGCCGCTCTGGTGCGGCTCTCCGACGGGAGCGAGGTACGCGCCCACGGCTATGCCAGCCGGCACCCCTCGGACTCCGAGCAGCCCCGGGTGGGCGAGGAGATCGCGGGCGCCCGTGCGCTCAATGAGCTGGCGATGAAGCTGTTGACCAAGGCCCACGACGAGATCGACGCGGAGTCCGGCCGTACGTCCTACCCGCTCGTCTGA
- a CDS encoding NADH:flavin oxidoreductase/NADH oxidase: MSALFEPFTLRSLVVPNRVWMAPMCQYSAEPVGPDAGVPTDWHFAHLAARATGGTGLILTEATAVSPEGRISPADLGIWNDTQVAAFRRITDFVKAQGSAVGIQLAHAGRKASTAAPWTGGGPVGPEAHGWTPVAPSPLPFDTGHPVPHELTAHEIQGVVADFREAARRALDAGFEVAEVHGAHGYLIGQFLSPHSNKRTDEYGGSYENRVRFALQVVDAVREVWPEDLPVLFRISATDWLTENAEDEREGWTADETVRLAGELRAHGVDLLDVSTGGNAPRARIAAGPGYQVPFAERVKRETGLPVAAVGLITDPQQAEKILTEGRADAVLLGRELLRSPSWAQYAARELSGTVRAPDQYGYAI; this comes from the coding sequence GTGAGTGCCCTTTTCGAGCCCTTCACCCTGAGGTCGCTTGTCGTGCCCAACCGGGTGTGGATGGCGCCGATGTGCCAGTACAGCGCCGAACCGGTGGGGCCCGACGCGGGCGTTCCCACCGACTGGCACTTCGCCCATCTCGCGGCTCGCGCCACCGGCGGCACCGGGCTCATCCTCACCGAGGCGACGGCCGTCAGCCCCGAGGGCCGGATCAGCCCGGCCGACCTCGGCATCTGGAACGACACCCAGGTGGCGGCGTTCCGCCGGATCACCGATTTCGTCAAGGCGCAGGGCTCGGCCGTCGGAATCCAGCTGGCACACGCGGGGCGCAAGGCGTCGACGGCCGCACCCTGGACCGGCGGCGGACCCGTCGGCCCCGAGGCGCACGGCTGGACGCCCGTCGCGCCCAGCCCGCTGCCGTTCGACACCGGCCACCCCGTGCCGCACGAGCTGACCGCCCACGAGATCCAGGGCGTCGTCGCCGACTTCCGCGAGGCCGCACGCCGCGCGCTCGACGCCGGCTTCGAGGTCGCCGAGGTGCACGGTGCGCACGGCTACCTCATCGGGCAGTTCCTCTCGCCGCACAGCAACAAGCGCACCGACGAGTACGGCGGGAGCTACGAGAACCGCGTCCGGTTCGCCCTCCAGGTGGTCGACGCCGTGCGGGAGGTGTGGCCCGAGGACCTGCCCGTCCTCTTCCGCATCTCCGCGACGGACTGGCTCACCGAGAACGCCGAGGACGAGCGCGAGGGCTGGACCGCCGACGAGACCGTGCGGCTGGCCGGGGAGCTCCGGGCCCACGGAGTCGACCTGCTGGACGTCTCCACCGGCGGGAACGCTCCCCGCGCGCGCATCGCGGCCGGGCCCGGCTACCAGGTCCCCTTCGCCGAGCGCGTGAAGCGGGAGACGGGTCTGCCCGTCGCGGCCGTGGGCCTGATCACCGATCCCCAGCAGGCCGAGAAGATCCTCACCGAGGGCCGCGCGGACGCCGTTCTCCTGGGCCGCGAACTGCTGCGCAGCCCGTCGTGGGCGCAGTACGCGGCGCGCGAGCTGAGCGGCACGGTGCGCGCTCCCGACCAGTACGGCTACGCGATCTGA
- a CDS encoding GH92 family glycosyl hydrolase, with protein MPTTRPLPAARRLAARTAAVLVTGALAAAVLPPATGAAAPAARPTAYVDPLIGSSNGGNTFPGATLPYGMIAWSPTSTRGDQTSTGAANGYEYGATRLRGLSLTHVNGAGCNPGAAGDIPIMPFVGDVTSSPSADTKDAVYAANFSHDDERAVPGRYTVGLDSGATADLAVSRRAGVADFAFPAGKPASLLFRVSNSLNGSEDAQVEIDTAHRKVTGSVLTGAFCGRRANGGTNNRKSYYRLYFSASFDRAFSTTGTWKDGTLAPGSTAGSGGEGYATGADRAGRGSGGWVGFDTASGTDVHMRIGISYVSQAGAEANLRTEIAPHAGVDDVAAAASRTWDRELNSVRTGGGTEAQRTTFYTALYHSLMQPNVISDTDGRYPGMDGAPHRVERGQGAQYSNFSGWDQYRAQIQLLALLKPEIAGDFAQSLHNFARQNGGVWDRWVHINGATHVMTGDPTAATLATFYAMGVRNFDYEGAYESLARQATVPVDDGLSDAGCPGQCTGQRPNLAQYLESHYAPQDVCHCWGGAAETLEDAVADDALGRWAALLGRDREAKAFKERGGWWRNVFNAQATDGAGTDGYIQARNLDGSWVSPFAPGSELGFAQGTSATYTWMVPQDVQGLAEAMGGRDIAAQRLDGFFHKADGSWSVKGGDSVRYDPTNEPGIHAPWLYNALGQPWKTQATVREILNTVYGTGPRGLPGNDDLGTMSAWYVFSALGLYPQSPGGGAMLLGAPLFPRAVIDRPHGRDITITAPAADATHAYIDAVTVNGRRSDRSWTDASLLARGGTLAYRLSEKANTSWATNPSGLPR; from the coding sequence ATGCCTACCACCAGACCCTTGCCCGCCGCCCGGCGCCTCGCCGCGAGAACGGCCGCCGTGCTCGTCACCGGCGCACTCGCCGCCGCGGTCCTGCCCCCGGCCACGGGGGCCGCGGCCCCCGCCGCCCGCCCCACCGCCTATGTGGACCCGCTGATCGGCAGCTCCAACGGCGGCAACACCTTTCCCGGCGCCACCCTCCCGTACGGCATGATCGCCTGGTCGCCGACGAGCACGAGGGGCGACCAGACGAGCACCGGCGCCGCGAACGGTTACGAGTACGGCGCCACCCGGCTGCGCGGACTGAGCCTCACGCACGTCAACGGCGCGGGGTGCAACCCCGGCGCAGCCGGTGACATCCCGATCATGCCGTTCGTCGGGGACGTCACCTCGTCGCCGTCGGCCGACACCAAGGACGCCGTCTACGCCGCGAACTTCTCGCACGACGACGAGCGCGCCGTGCCCGGCCGCTACACCGTCGGTCTCGACTCCGGAGCCACCGCGGACCTCGCGGTGAGCCGCCGCGCGGGCGTGGCCGACTTCGCCTTCCCGGCCGGGAAGCCCGCCAGTCTCCTCTTCCGGGTCTCGAACTCGCTCAACGGCAGCGAGGACGCCCAGGTCGAGATCGACACCGCGCACCGCAAGGTCACCGGCTCGGTGCTCACCGGCGCGTTCTGCGGACGGCGGGCCAACGGAGGTACCAACAACCGCAAGAGCTACTACCGGCTCTACTTCAGCGCTTCGTTCGACCGCGCCTTCTCCACCACCGGCACCTGGAAGGACGGCACGCTCGCCCCGGGCTCGACCGCCGGCAGCGGCGGCGAGGGCTATGCCACCGGAGCGGACCGGGCCGGACGCGGATCGGGCGGCTGGGTCGGCTTCGACACCGCCTCCGGCACAGATGTCCACATGCGGATCGGCATCTCCTACGTCAGCCAGGCCGGCGCCGAGGCCAACCTGCGCACCGAGATAGCCCCGCACGCCGGGGTGGACGACGTGGCGGCCGCCGCGAGCCGGACCTGGGACCGGGAGCTGAACTCCGTACGCACGGGCGGCGGCACCGAGGCGCAGCGCACCACGTTCTACACCGCGCTGTACCACTCCCTGATGCAGCCCAACGTGATCAGCGACACCGACGGCCGCTACCCGGGCATGGACGGCGCACCGCACCGGGTGGAGCGCGGACAGGGGGCGCAGTACAGCAACTTCTCCGGCTGGGACCAGTACCGGGCGCAGATACAGCTGCTCGCCCTGCTCAAACCGGAGATCGCCGGGGACTTCGCCCAGTCGCTCCACAACTTCGCCCGGCAGAACGGCGGCGTGTGGGACCGCTGGGTGCACATCAACGGCGCCACCCATGTCATGACCGGTGACCCCACCGCGGCCACCCTCGCCACGTTCTACGCCATGGGGGTACGGAACTTCGACTACGAGGGCGCCTACGAGTCGCTGGCGCGCCAGGCGACCGTCCCCGTCGACGACGGACTCTCGGACGCCGGCTGTCCGGGCCAGTGCACCGGCCAGCGGCCCAACCTGGCTCAGTACCTGGAGTCCCACTACGCACCGCAGGACGTCTGCCACTGCTGGGGCGGCGCCGCCGAGACCCTGGAGGACGCGGTCGCCGACGACGCGCTCGGCCGCTGGGCTGCTCTGCTCGGCCGCGACAGGGAGGCCAAGGCGTTCAAGGAGCGCGGTGGCTGGTGGCGCAACGTGTTCAACGCCCAAGCCACCGACGGGGCAGGCACCGACGGCTACATCCAGGCCCGCAACCTCGACGGCTCCTGGGTCTCCCCGTTCGCTCCGGGCAGCGAGCTCGGCTTCGCTCAGGGCACCAGCGCCACGTACACCTGGATGGTGCCGCAGGACGTCCAGGGGCTGGCCGAGGCGATGGGCGGCCGGGACATCGCGGCGCAGCGCCTCGACGGCTTCTTCCACAAGGCGGACGGCTCGTGGTCGGTGAAGGGCGGCGACTCCGTGCGCTACGACCCGACCAACGAGCCCGGTATCCACGCCCCTTGGCTCTACAACGCGCTCGGTCAGCCGTGGAAGACCCAGGCGACCGTCCGCGAGATCCTGAACACGGTCTACGGCACGGGCCCGCGCGGTCTGCCCGGTAACGACGACCTGGGCACCATGTCCGCCTGGTACGTCTTCTCCGCGCTGGGGCTGTACCCGCAGTCCCCGGGCGGCGGCGCGATGCTGCTGGGTGCCCCGCTCTTCCCGAGGGCCGTCATCGACCGCCCGCACGGCAGGGACATCACGATCACCGCCCCGGCCGCCGACGCCACGCACGCCTACATCGACGCGGTGACGGTCAACGGCAGGCGGAGCGACCGCTCGTGGACGGACGCGAGCCTGCTCGCCAGGGGCGGCACGCTGGCCTACCGCCTCTCCGAGAAGGCGAACACCTCCTGGGCCACGAATCCTTCGGGGCTGCCGCGGTAA